A portion of the Rhodococcus pseudokoreensis genome contains these proteins:
- a CDS encoding acyl-CoA synthetase: protein MYPGAHAATTPDKPAVIMAGTGQTVTFAELESRSVRIARHLHALGLRRGDHVAVLATNTPAIFDIYWAAMRSGLYLTMVNWHLTPPEIAYVVDDCGAGALIVDAALDAVAGELPALTPGVEHRLAFGGTIPGYASLDDAAAAESDVPLPDQPRGADMLYSSGTTGRPKGIKPELPARQIQDPGDTMTGMNATVWGVTPDTVYLSPAPLYHAAPLRTCASVQALGGTVVVMDRFDAEKALAYIEKFRVTYSQWVPTMFVRMLKLPAQTREKYDVSSLRVAVHAAAPCPVDVKRQMIEWWGPILSEYYSSTELNGMTLVNSEEWLRRPGTVGRAALGVAHICGDDGADLAPGQVGTLYFERDTLPFEYHNAPEKTRDAQHQQHPTWTTTGDVGYLDEDGYLFLTDRKSFMIISGGVNIYPQEIENTLTEHPAVLDVAVIGVPDEEMGESVLAVVQTVPDVTGDDALAGELLDHVRGRLARFKVPRNLVFSDDLPRTPTGKLVKGTLRDRYAAGVHA, encoded by the coding sequence ATGTATCCCGGCGCTCATGCTGCCACCACACCCGACAAGCCGGCCGTGATCATGGCAGGCACCGGGCAGACGGTCACCTTCGCCGAACTCGAGTCCCGCTCGGTCCGCATCGCCCGCCACCTGCACGCCCTCGGGTTGCGCCGCGGGGATCACGTCGCAGTTCTGGCGACGAACACCCCCGCGATCTTCGACATCTACTGGGCCGCCATGCGTTCCGGGCTCTACCTCACCATGGTGAACTGGCATCTCACGCCACCGGAGATCGCGTACGTCGTCGACGATTGCGGTGCCGGAGCGCTGATCGTCGATGCCGCACTCGACGCGGTCGCCGGTGAACTTCCCGCCCTCACCCCCGGGGTCGAGCACCGGCTGGCGTTCGGGGGAACGATTCCCGGCTACGCCTCGCTCGACGACGCCGCGGCCGCGGAGTCCGACGTTCCGCTGCCCGACCAGCCGCGCGGGGCGGACATGCTGTACTCGTCCGGCACCACCGGCCGCCCGAAGGGCATCAAACCGGAGTTGCCCGCACGGCAGATCCAGGACCCGGGCGACACCATGACCGGGATGAACGCGACGGTGTGGGGAGTCACGCCCGACACCGTCTACCTGTCACCCGCCCCGCTGTATCACGCCGCACCGCTCCGCACGTGCGCGTCGGTGCAGGCCCTCGGCGGCACCGTCGTCGTGATGGACCGCTTCGACGCCGAGAAGGCGCTCGCGTACATCGAGAAGTTCCGCGTCACCTACAGCCAGTGGGTGCCCACGATGTTCGTCCGCATGCTGAAACTGCCCGCGCAGACGCGGGAGAAGTACGACGTGTCGAGCCTGCGCGTCGCCGTGCACGCCGCTGCCCCGTGCCCGGTGGACGTGAAGCGGCAGATGATCGAGTGGTGGGGTCCGATCCTGTCGGAGTACTACTCGTCCACCGAACTCAACGGCATGACCCTGGTGAACTCGGAGGAATGGCTGCGCAGGCCCGGGACCGTCGGCCGCGCCGCGCTCGGCGTCGCGCACATCTGCGGCGACGACGGTGCCGACCTCGCACCCGGCCAGGTCGGCACCCTCTATTTCGAACGCGACACCCTGCCGTTCGAATATCACAACGCCCCCGAGAAGACACGCGACGCCCAGCACCAGCAGCACCCGACGTGGACCACCACCGGCGACGTCGGCTACCTCGACGAGGACGGGTACCTGTTCCTCACCGACCGGAAGTCGTTCATGATCATCTCCGGCGGCGTCAACATCTATCCGCAGGAGATCGAGAACACCCTCACCGAACATCCCGCCGTCCTCGACGTCGCCGTGATCGGGGTCCCCGACGAGGAGATGGGCGAATCGGTGCTGGCCGTGGTCCAGACCGTTCCGGACGTGACCGGGGACGACGCGCTGGCCGGGGAACTCCTCGACCACGTGCGGGGACGGCTCGCCCGGTTCAAGGTCCCGCGGAACCTCGTCTTCAGCGACGACCTCCCCCGCACCCCCACGGGGAAGCTCGTCAAGGGCACGCTACGAGATCGCTACGCCGCCGGGGTGCACGCCTGA
- a CDS encoding MFS transporter: protein MLALALGGFGIGTTEFASMGLLPAMAAGTGVSEPVAGHFVSAYALGVVVGAPTIAALAARVERRTLLIALMATFVIGNLATALAPGYETLLAARFLAGLPHGAYFGVAALVAAHLAEPGKRAKAVATVMMGLSVANVIGVPATAFFGQILGWRSAFVLVVIIGIVTLVALARLVPPLAGVHVSNPVAELGALRRVQVWMTLIFATVGFGGSFAVYTYISSTLTDVSGLPHSMVPVALMLFGSGMILGNVIGGRIADSAVVPGLFGCMIALILVLALFIAAAHNPVTALVVLFFIGMAVTAIFPSVQARLMDSAGDAKTLASTLIHGAFNLANAGGAWIGGVVIAAGYGYTAPAAVGALLGVAGLVVLTVAVLLDRRRRPEPVAG from the coding sequence ATGCTGGCGCTGGCGCTCGGTGGATTCGGCATCGGCACAACGGAATTCGCATCCATGGGACTGCTGCCGGCGATGGCGGCGGGCACCGGGGTGTCGGAGCCGGTGGCCGGGCACTTCGTGTCCGCGTACGCGCTCGGCGTCGTCGTCGGCGCGCCCACGATCGCGGCGCTGGCCGCGCGCGTCGAGCGGCGCACACTGCTGATCGCGCTGATGGCCACGTTCGTCATCGGCAATCTCGCGACCGCCCTCGCGCCCGGATACGAGACGCTGCTCGCCGCCCGGTTCCTCGCCGGCCTGCCGCACGGTGCGTACTTCGGGGTCGCCGCGCTGGTCGCCGCGCACCTCGCGGAACCGGGCAAGCGGGCCAAGGCGGTCGCGACGGTGATGATGGGCCTGTCGGTCGCGAACGTGATCGGGGTGCCTGCGACGGCGTTCTTCGGCCAGATCCTCGGCTGGCGGTCCGCGTTCGTGCTCGTGGTGATCATCGGAATCGTGACGCTGGTGGCGTTGGCACGCCTCGTCCCGCCGCTGGCCGGGGTGCACGTGAGCAACCCGGTCGCCGAACTCGGGGCGCTGCGCCGGGTGCAGGTGTGGATGACGCTGATCTTCGCGACGGTCGGCTTCGGTGGCTCGTTCGCGGTGTACACCTACATCAGTTCGACGCTCACCGACGTGTCCGGGCTGCCGCACTCGATGGTTCCGGTCGCGTTGATGCTGTTCGGCTCGGGGATGATCCTCGGCAACGTCATCGGCGGACGCATCGCCGACAGCGCGGTGGTGCCCGGGCTGTTCGGGTGCATGATCGCCCTGATCCTCGTCCTCGCGCTGTTCATCGCCGCCGCGCACAACCCGGTGACGGCGCTGGTCGTGCTGTTCTTCATCGGCATGGCGGTGACCGCGATCTTCCCGTCCGTCCAGGCACGGTTGATGGACTCTGCGGGTGACGCGAAGACGCTGGCGTCGACGCTGATCCACGGCGCGTTCAACCTGGCCAACGCGGGTGGTGCGTGGATCGGTGGTGTCGTGATCGCCGCCGGCTACGGCTACACCGCCCCGGCCGCCGTGGGCGCGCTCCTCGGCGTCGCCGGACTCGTCGTCCTCACCGTCGCGGTCCTGCTCGACCGCCGGCGCCGGCCGGAACCGGTCGCCGGCTGA
- a CDS encoding MFS transporter, with the protein MTDQLTGSAATTEWRAEDRIRARRAAIAGGVGTLIEYYDFSLYGYLAIVMAPLFFPSSDPATALLSALAVFGTAYLMRPLGGIVFGHIGDRFGRKKALLATLVCMGLGSMAMGFLPTHAQAGIWATVLLVVVRMVQGFSAGGEVGGSATFISESAPRHLKATYGAFTPLGSTMGFAMAAAVAGTVSAFTTDVQLESWGWRVPFLLALPLTLLCLWARTRVEETHGEDADSGPAQAPVVAVFRRQPLALLQSVGISVACNGTAYIGLTYMSIHLMKSLGYERTPVYWIATAVIGVVALAMPLGGILADRIGRLRFTVISFAGFAIVTYPAMAVMHHSLWIAAIAYLLIMVNTIGAQVGSYTLMPLLFDKDVRFTGVAMGWNLGVVIAGGTAPFVAVWLVAKTGNILSPAVFVIVAAVIGLISVAGVARRSKVAQEQLG; encoded by the coding sequence ATGACGGACCAGTTGACCGGGTCTGCAGCCACCACCGAATGGCGGGCCGAAGACCGCATCCGAGCGCGTCGCGCCGCGATCGCAGGCGGAGTGGGCACCCTCATCGAGTACTACGACTTCAGCCTGTACGGCTACCTCGCGATCGTGATGGCCCCGCTGTTCTTCCCCAGCAGCGACCCGGCCACCGCGCTGCTGTCCGCGCTCGCCGTGTTCGGCACCGCGTACCTCATGCGCCCGCTCGGCGGCATCGTGTTCGGGCACATCGGCGACCGGTTCGGACGGAAGAAGGCCCTCCTCGCGACGCTCGTCTGCATGGGCCTCGGCAGCATGGCGATGGGATTCCTGCCCACCCACGCGCAGGCCGGGATCTGGGCCACGGTGCTGCTCGTTGTCGTCCGGATGGTCCAGGGATTCTCGGCCGGCGGCGAGGTCGGCGGCTCGGCCACGTTCATCTCCGAATCGGCGCCGCGGCATCTCAAGGCCACCTACGGCGCGTTCACCCCGCTCGGCTCCACGATGGGGTTCGCGATGGCCGCCGCGGTCGCGGGCACGGTGTCGGCGTTCACCACCGACGTGCAACTCGAGAGCTGGGGATGGCGGGTCCCGTTCCTGCTCGCGCTGCCGCTGACGCTGCTCTGCCTGTGGGCCCGCACCCGGGTCGAGGAAACCCACGGTGAGGACGCCGATTCCGGACCGGCTCAGGCGCCCGTCGTCGCCGTCTTCCGGCGTCAGCCGCTCGCACTCCTGCAGTCGGTCGGAATCAGTGTGGCGTGCAACGGAACGGCGTACATCGGCCTCACCTACATGAGCATCCATCTGATGAAGAGCCTCGGCTACGAACGCACCCCGGTCTACTGGATCGCGACCGCGGTCATCGGCGTCGTCGCACTCGCGATGCCGCTCGGCGGCATCCTCGCCGACCGCATCGGACGGTTGCGGTTCACCGTGATCAGCTTCGCCGGATTCGCGATCGTCACCTACCCCGCCATGGCCGTCATGCACCACAGCCTGTGGATCGCGGCGATCGCGTATCTGCTGATCATGGTCAACACCATCGGAGCCCAGGTCGGCTCGTACACGCTCATGCCGCTGCTGTTCGACAAGGACGTCCGCTTCACCGGTGTCGCGATGGGCTGGAACCTCGGTGTCGTCATCGCCGGCGGCACCGCCCCCTTCGTCGCCGTCTGGCTCGTGGCGAAGACCGGAAACATCCTCTCCCCCGCCGTTTTCGTGATCGTGGCGGCGGTGATCGGACTGATCTCGGTGGCCGGTGTGGCACGCCGGTCCAAGGTCGCGCAGGAGCAACTCGGCTGA